Part of the Bacteriovorax stolpii genome, AGTCTTTTAAGAAAATTCCGGCCGAGAAAATATTATTCTTATACAACCAGTCTCTCATGGCATCTTCGTAAAAATGCGGAGAGGCCGAAAGAATAAAAGGGTGATGCCCGCGACGGATATAGCGGTGAAGAATTTCTACTGAGCTTGCGACTGTTGGGTTTTCCTCCAGCGAGCGCGTAAGTGAGCGGTACACTTCTTTGGTTGTTGAATACTTTGTATCAACCAGAGTCTTGTCAAAATCACAGATAATAAGTTTTTTCGGCGAAAAGATGCGCAGAGGGATGTATGTCCCCAGGTGGAGCTCCAGCCCCGGTCTTTTTTTGGTTTCGTAAATTTGCAGGATCTCGATTTCTTCGCGCTCTTTTGTCAGCGGAATCTTAAAGTTGAAGTTTCCAAAAGAATCAGATTCAAAAGATTTTTTATAAATCTCGCGCTGATCCTTTGAGACCCCAATTATCTTCATAGTGAATTGGTAAGCGTTCAAGAGACGCAGGGCCTGAATGGGAAGTTTCTTCGTTACAATGTCGAAGTCCAGGTTCTGGGCCATCAGGTTCTCTTTCATTGTAATGGAAGCCTTGATGTTGATAGAATCATCAGTGACAATGGCCAAAAAATGTACGAGGTGAGGTCTTTTCATAAACGCTGTTGCTCTCTTAGATGAAGTATAGCAGAATTAAGAAATAGTTAAAAAGGATTATTGCAGATGGGGCATGTCGAACAAACTGTCTATATTGAATATTTAGGAAACGTTGACGTTTATTTAGGAATGGGAATCAAGATTGTCACAGGTCTGATTCTGGGAAGCTTAGTTGGTTATGACCGCGAACAGAAGATGAAGAACGCGGGGATCAAAACGAACGTTTTGATCTGTTTAGGAGCGACGCTTTATACTGCTATTTCAATGCTCGGGCACGTTCAAGGCGGCGGGATTGAGTACGATTCTGCGAGGATTCCAGCTCAGATCGTTTCGGGGATCGGTTTCCTTGGTGCCGGTGCCATCATGAAAGATAAAGGTAATATCATCGGACTAACGACAGCTGCGACTATTTGGGTTGTGGCGTCAATCGGGATGACAATCGGGTATGGATTCCCGGTCATTGCTACTATTTTTACGATTACAATTCTTTCGGTTTTAAAGCTCCTTGGGCCAATCTACCAAGGCTTCGAGTCGACAAAAAACCACAAATACTATCACATTGAAGTTCTTTCACACGGGGATATTAAAAACCTGGTTAAAGAAATCGTTTTCAACACGACTGATAGAATTGACGAGCTTCATGAGCAGATTGTCGATAAGGAAACCAACAAAAGACACATTGATTTCTACGTGTATATGCACCCGAAAAAAATGCGTATCATGGGTGATGAACTTCGCGACATCGTTCAGGTCGACCGCGTTCACTATCACCAGATTGAAAGTAAAAGCACGACAAGCGAGTCTTAATTAAGCTTTTTTGATTTTAAAAGTCAGCACCCCGTCCTGATAGTTCTGGGTGATGTGCTTTGGACTTAGAAGGTCTTTGGCGTTGAACTCTTTTGAGAAAAGTTCACTGCGGGTTGACCTGTTCATGCTTCCATCTTCACCATTAGTGCTGTCGGAGTATTTTCTTGAAAGGGTGATTTTAATGTTTCGCCCTTGAGTTGAAAGGTGCACGTTTTCTTTTTCATGGTCGGCCACTGGCAGACTAATTGTCACTGTTTCTAGGTCTTCCACCATACTTGGGTTTAGTTTATCAACGCGGTAGAAAGGATCAGCGACCTTGTCTGAGATTTGCTTTTTTTCACTTGAGGTCTGGTCGACCATTTTTTTCACGTCAGCGGCAAATGTTGTTTTGAGATGATTTAAAATTTCATCATGCTCTTTAACCATTCGCTCATACCGCACTTTAAAATCGCTCTCGCGCTGCTTTAACATTTCCTGCTGGTGTTTGTCCTGGAAAGAGAGCTGGTCTTTGTGTACGCGGTTTTTTTCATCGCTTAAGCGCTTATTTTTTTCCGCATCCATCGTCATCATTTTTTTGAGTTCGCTCTTTTGTCTTTCGACTTCCATATTGTGAAGACGGACATCATTGTCGAGTTTCTCTCTGAAATTGCGCTCTCCCGTGGCCGCTTTTTGGTTAAACTCACTCGATAGGGCATTGATCTCGTATTGAGCGTTACTTTCCATCGCCATTTTTTCAATTTTTGATTTGGTGGCGATTTCTTTAACTGCATCCTGAGTAGAGCTCTGGATTTCGCGTTGAGACTCTTCTGAGCTTAAGTATTGATCCTGGTAGTTGGTTTCCATCTGATCTTTTAAGTCAGCAAGCTTGTCTCTATGAGAGCCTTTAAGGGCCTCTTGCTCTTTTTCAACAGTGTCCTGGGCCTTTTTGAGCTGGTCTTTGTAGCCCTGCATTTTTTCTTCGTAATTTTTTGTTTCACCGACCAGGCGTTGGTTGTTGCGCTCCAGTCCCTGAATGTATTCGCGTTCGCCTTCTGTTTTAGCAGCAACGAGTTTTTTGTCGTAGAGTTCGTCGACCTGTTTGATTTCCTGCTCTTTGCTGGCGATCTTTTTTTCCAGACCGTGATTCATGCGTTTTAAGAGGTCTTCATTGTCCTTAAATCTTTGCGCCATTTCCGAATTAGCAGGTATTTTCATTGGGCACTTCCTTCGAGCTCACGCCCTTGGCTCATACTACAGATGGATTTTTTGCTCGTATCGCCCATACATACCCATGAACGCAGAAGGCTCACTTCAATTGAATCCTTTCCTCCGTGATAAACAGCGTAGGCAGTAGGGTTCATAGTTGAAGTCACCAGTTGGGCGTTAGTGGGGTTGATGTTTTTTAATTTTGAGCGGACATAATACTGATAAACTCTGTATTCACCAAAGGCTTCTGAAGAAAGGAGAGTTAAAAGTAAAATGATTGATCCGCGTTTCTTCATTTTTTAGTGAAGCTCCGGCCTTTGATCAAGGATTTTTCCTTCGACCAGTTTAAAGAAAGCTTTCATAAAAAGTTTTCTATCTTCATCGCTCATTGAAAGAAGTACTGTTTTTTTGTGTTCAAGCTGGCGGTGTTTAGAGACTTGTTGAAATAGTTTTTTCGCTCTGGCGCGCTCGATTCCTGTAATTTTTTGGAATCTTTTTTCTTTCATGTCTGGATCAGTCATCCAAATGTCGTGAAACAGAGGGAAGTGTCCCGTTGTTCCAAGGTGAATCAGGGCCTTCATTGATTCTTCAGGGCGATAAGTAATGTCCAAACAATCCTCCTAATAGTCGCTCGCTCATCCTAAGCAAGTACTTCTTATTTTAATGGGCACCTCCGACTTTTTAGGAGAGGGTAACTTTGTCCTTATTTTTTCGGCCCGAAGGATTCTCATAACTTAAAATGTTTGCCCGAAATGGTCGGATAAATTTTCAGGGTATGGATTTAAAAAAAGTTTAAGTATACTATTAAGGAGTAACCATTTGCCCATAAGATTTGGGCAAAAATTGACCAGGAAGGTTTGAATGAAAAAATCTCTGCTTTTATCATGTGCTCTTATTTCATTAAATGCACATGCCTTGGTGGATTATTCAGAAACTGTAAACGAGCCCGCTGATAAATCAGCTGGCAGATCAATTCAAAAAATGTCAAAACCACAAAGTTCAGGATCGGGAAGAAGTCTTTCCTGGAAAGCGGATATGTCGCTTGAAACAAATTATGAATCCCTTGAAGTTGGCGGCAATAAATATGGAGTGATGAACTTCGCCACTCACATTCAAACGCCGGTGGATGTTTATTTTGATGCTTCTTACTGGCACGCTAATGGCGATGAAGGTTCATCAAGCGGTAACCCAAAACTTATTTTAGGATTTAACTGGCTTCGTTTTGGAAACCCAAGCGAAGAAGCAAGAGTCGATATCTATGGTGGAGCGAAACTTTCTTCAAGTTCAAAGCTTGGAAGTTCGCGCACGGATAAAATCATTGGTGCTGAAACAACAAAACGTTTTGGAACATTCGGCCTGGGGATCGGCTATGACGTAACTCTGGTTGGGAAACCAAAAAATTCAGAAGAGCGTGCAATTGGAAATATCAGCCGTCTGACAATCAGCGGAGGATGGATGGTCTCTAATGATATCCAGTTTGAAATTGAAGCAGAGAGTTTTTCCATCGATAAAGCTAAGGACACTAACCGCGCAGCACGCCTGGGCGAGAAAGTGAGTTTTTCAACCCTATCACCCAAAGTCAATCTGGGACTTGCACCGGCCGTTAACCTGGAGCTGGGAGCGAGATTCAGAATGAAAAAAGCAAAAAGCGAAGCTGACCTGATGTCGGCCAAAGTTTTTGACCTTCACGGGGCAAATTCAAACTCTCTTTTTGCGGGACTTAACTTAACAATCTAGTGACAACATTAAAAAAACCTCTTTATTTCTGTAACGAATGCAAAAAAGTAGTGGGTCATCTCGATGACCTGCTCTTTGTTGATGAATACTCCCTTAAAGGCTTCTGTTCTGAAGACTGTATCGAAGACTTTTATTTTCCACTCATTAAATATTATGAAGTGATGGAGAGTTCTCTTCGAAAAAAACTCAATCTCTTGGATGAGGCCATCAATCAAATCGTCGATCAAGAGATGGTGGAAGAAGTTTTGTCCACTCCGGATGAGATTTACCGTCAGAGCAATGAACTACATGAGACTTATTACAATTTTATAAAACACTACTCGCACTCCTCTGTGATTGTAGTCACCAGTGTCTATCGTAAGGAAGCGTCTTTTGTCTTTTTGACAACGAGAACGAGCTCCAAGGCCTTAATTAACGAATTTAGAACTGGAGAAGAAGTGCGCGATTGGTTTTCTTCTTTAAACGAAGAAGAGGTGCCTACGGGCATGATGAGTGTTTCAGAAGAAGAATTTGCGGCCGGAATGGAAGAGGCCGATGCTGACGAAGATATGATCTTCCTGCAGCTTTTAGAAAGCAAAAAATCCAAAGTCCTTGCTGATATTCTGATTAAAAGAAAAGACAACGACATCCCTTTTGAAGACTTTTCAGGCTATGAGTCTTGTTTTCAGGAAACTCTGGATCAACCGGATGAAGTTTTCGAAACCCGCGACAATGAAGGGGATAAACTCTTTCATTACATCAAATCATTTTCGATGGGCACTCGTGCAGATGAGAGCTTTTTCTACATTATTATTTGCCTGAAGAGAAATTCGGATAATGCCACGACAAATGTCTATCCGATTCTGGCACTGCCGACGATTGATATGGAAATGTGTCAAGAATTTAGGACCGGTACAAGATTGACCGGCCCTCTACAAAACTAGAATTGATTAAAAAGATTTTAGAACGTACTGGCCGACAGTTTTGAAGGCCTGGCAGTAGTAAGCGTTGTTGTAGGCTAAAGCGTTCATACAAGTCTTATAGGCATCTAAAGTCATCATCGAACGGTTGTATGGTGATGAGTAGTAGTAGCTCGTGTCCTTAAAGAACATAACAGAGTTAATAAGGGCACTGCTGTACTGAGTGTATTTTACGAAAGTGATTTTCTTAACAGTTTTTGGATCAGAGAATGTCCCGCACATTGGGTTACCAACGTAAATCGAGTTAGATCCACTTGTTGTGTGTGGGATAAAACAAATGCTCACATCCCCAGAACTTCCGACTGGTGGAGTTTTCACTTGCATGTAGAAGCTGTTTTTATCAGTGCTACTTTGGCATAGAGTGTATGAACCAAGGTGCGTGCTTGTCGATTCAAATCCGTTTACACCGTCAGTAGAAAACTTACAGTGAGAGGCATCTGAAGGAATGTTTGTGTTTGTTGTTGTTCCCGTTGTATTGTCTGTTGTTGTGCCACCCAGATCAATACCGCTTCCAGTAGTTGTCCCGTTACCTGTTAGCGAGTTTCCGCTTTGAGATGAAATGATTGATCTTGCAGTCCTAGGTGAGTCACAAGAGGTTGCAAAAATAGTGGTCGCGACTAGCAATACAAGTGTTGGAATGTGTTTTTTCATAAAATTACCTTACCCCAAGAAGGCGTGGGCCTATTAGTTCATTAAACTCTTCGGCTATTATTTTAAATAGTTTAGCCAAAATCGAGGGGGCCCCTAATCTTAATGCCTTAACGAGTCGATAAGGGGTTATGTTAAAAAAGATTATTTACCTGATCATAACACTGGCCCTTTTGGGTGGTGCCGGCGTCCTGGTGGCGATTGCCCCATACCACATCTATACTCTGACGTTGACGGAAGGGGTGAACACGCAGTTTTTACAAATGAAGCCAACCAAAGCTGTGTTTTATGATGGTGAAACAATCGACGTTAAAGTCCCAGAGAGAATGGATGATGAAAGACTGTATCAGAGTGTTCATTTTGGGCATTTTGAAATGCCGATACCGATTAACCATTCGCTCTTTTCTCTAATTCCTATTATTCGTATTGAGGCCGCTGGACCGAGACTTGGAGCGAGTTTTCAAAACTCTAAGAACTCAGAGTTTTTTAGTTTTATGATAGAGAGGCCTTATAAGTTTGAAACAACTTCTGGTGACCAGAAGATTTTTATCCTGCCAATTTTTAAAAATTACATCAATCGCAAAAGCAGTGATGATGTTTGGGCCGATATTTTTAAAAAACAACTTTCGCTTCCATCCAACGATGGGAAAAGTTTTTTTGAATCATTAGTGACTTTGCAAGACGTGAGCTATTACGAGCTGGTCTACAATCTCTATATTCTCTACAACCGCCATTTTGTTTTGCCAGAAGAGACGACAAAGTTTTCTTTTTATCCTGAACAAAATATGGGGATCGTAGAGCTTCCAAGCGATAGCGACAAGATGAAGGTCGAGCGCTTATTTATTATTGAAAAAGGATTGATCTATCCCATTCTTATCAAAACAAAGACCAATGAACTGGCCGCGATGAATTTCAGGACTAAGTTTATCCGCGAAATTAAATACAAGGCCACAAGCA contains:
- a CDS encoding phosphatase domain-containing protein codes for the protein MKRPHLVHFLAIVTDDSINIKASITMKENLMAQNLDFDIVTKKLPIQALRLLNAYQFTMKIIGVSKDQREIYKKSFESDSFGNFNFKIPLTKEREEIEILQIYETKKRPGLELHLGTYIPLRIFSPKKLIICDFDKTLVDTKYSTTKEVYRSLTRSLEENPTVASSVEILHRYIRRGHHPFILSASPHFYEDAMRDWLYKNNIFSAGIFLKDYRHFFSFIDGELTTKDLKLQGLYKLNHLLDILLMTGIPDELVLMGDNFESDPTIYLTLTKILREDIDPWVIWNEIKEQDIFQLKKKQNSQFLNKIYQLDNLLTRKRKENRGKKISIKIYIRKRFKTDELQLSPIFEKQKKYLEMIEMYDGLYQDEFQKMMEEAQAKSVKGAESTI
- a CDS encoding MgtC/SapB family protein encodes the protein MGHVEQTVYIEYLGNVDVYLGMGIKIVTGLILGSLVGYDREQKMKNAGIKTNVLICLGATLYTAISMLGHVQGGGIEYDSARIPAQIVSGIGFLGAGAIMKDKGNIIGLTTAATIWVVASIGMTIGYGFPVIATIFTITILSVLKLLGPIYQGFESTKNHKYYHIEVLSHGDIKNLVKEIVFNTTDRIDELHEQIVDKETNKRHIDFYVYMHPKKMRIMGDELRDIVQVDRVHYHQIESKSTTSES
- a CDS encoding Hsp20 family protein, with the translated sequence MKIPANSEMAQRFKDNEDLLKRMNHGLEKKIASKEQEIKQVDELYDKKLVAAKTEGEREYIQGLERNNQRLVGETKNYEEKMQGYKDQLKKAQDTVEKEQEALKGSHRDKLADLKDQMETNYQDQYLSSEESQREIQSSTQDAVKEIATKSKIEKMAMESNAQYEINALSSEFNQKAATGERNFREKLDNDVRLHNMEVERQKSELKKMMTMDAEKNKRLSDEKNRVHKDQLSFQDKHQQEMLKQRESDFKVRYERMVKEHDEILNHLKTTFAADVKKMVDQTSSEKKQISDKVADPFYRVDKLNPSMVEDLETVTISLPVADHEKENVHLSTQGRNIKITLSRKYSDSTNGEDGSMNRSTRSELFSKEFNAKDLLSPKHITQNYQDGVLTFKIKKA